Proteins found in one Hirundo rustica isolate bHirRus1 chromosome Z, bHirRus1.pri.v3, whole genome shotgun sequence genomic segment:
- the LOC120765996 gene encoding uncharacterized protein LOC120765996, whose protein sequence is MLLRSGSKKPNHMPLRGRKSVKKKKKKKQKQKQFLLTNIRTPPGKPVFSLRETVKCYILTEDSKTVHFDIDEDGRHEISTKDSQSHEDIAWLSVFTRNEAADCKNLVILTQRSKLNEFVLLCKGKKHLSLKVLKASCSEPDYPSVARCDMKTCNHEDPDFKQLSEDNNFFIMHYQGDSVQFQCYEDRSYYLCVNDDSLDIRKLENKEPNEDKNFYFRVSYLQEK, encoded by the exons ATGCTGCTTCGCTCAGGAAGCAAAAAGCCAAATCACATGCCTCTCCGTGGAAGGAAGTctgtgaagaagaagaagaagaagaagcagaagcagaagcaaTTTCTGCTTACAAATATAAGAACACCTCCTGGAAAGCCAG TGTTTAGCCTGCGAGAAACAGTGAAATGTTATATACTAACCGAAGATTCAAAAACAGTGCATTTTGATATAGATGAAGATGGTCGTCATGAAATATCTACCAAGGATTCACAATCCCATGAAG ATATTGCGTGGTTAAGCGTGTTCACAAGGAATGAAGCAGCAG ATTGTAAAAATTTGGTGATCCTCACACAGAGATCAAAGCTTAATGAATTTGTCCTGTTGTGCAAGGGTAAGAAACATCTCTCTCTGAAG GTCTTAAAAGCATCCTGTTCAGAGCCAGATTACCCTTCAGTGGCAAGATGCGATATGAAAACATGCAACCATGAAGATCCTGACTTTAAACAG CTGAGTGAAGATAATAACTTTTTCATCATGCATTACCAAGGAGATTCAGTGCAGTTCCAATGCTATGAAGACAGAAGTTATTACCTCTGTGTGAACGATGACTCACTTGATATTCGcaagctggaaaacaaagagcCCAACGAGGACAAAAATTTTTACTTCAGGGTGTcatatttacaggaaaagtAA